In Bombus pyrosoma isolate SC7728 linkage group LG2, ASM1482585v1, whole genome shotgun sequence, a genomic segment contains:
- the LOC122577833 gene encoding mitochondrial ornithine transporter 1: protein MTFEFAEKEKQQLNNIRAGLIDFISGSLGGIALVYVGQPLDTVKVKMQTFPSMYKGMANCFLQTLKADGIMRGLYAGTIPALVANVAENSVLFAAYGGCQKVISNILGIKKIEDLTSIQNACAGFFAAFFSSLTLCPTELIKCKLQAVREVQMETKSVLTVAKREIGPWGLTRQILKEQGIKGLFTGLSSTIAREMPGYFFFFGGYEVTRELLTKPNESRNDIGWQKTMVAGAVGGSVLWLVIFPADVVKSRIQVKNLKSPALVVMKDIVKNEGISSLYNGLKPTLIRTVPATATLFVTYEYSKKFMLDFFENS, encoded by the exons atgaCATTTGAATTtgctgaaaaagaaaagcaacaattaaataatattagagCTGGTTTAATTGACTTTATTTCTGGATCACTCG GTGGGATAGCACTTGTATATGTTGGTCAACCATTAGATACAGTTAAGGTAAAAATGCAAACCTTTCCCTCCATGTATAAGGGAATGGCAAATTGCTTTTTACAAACCCTGAAAGCAGATGGAATAATGCGTGGTTTATATGCAGGAACTATACCTGCGCTAGTTGCTAATGTTGCTGAGAATTCAGTACTGTTTGCTGCATATGGAGGATGTCAGAAagttatttccaatattttag gtattaaaaaaatagaagatttgACATCAATTCAAAATGCTTGTGCTGGATTTTTTGCtgcatttttctcttctttaacaTTATGTCCTACAGAACTTATAAAATGTAAGCTACAAGCAGTAAGAGAAGTTCAAATGGAAACTAAATCAGTATTAACTGTGGCTAAG aGAGAAATTGGTCCATGGGGATTAACACGTCAAATTCTTAAAGAACAAGGCATAAAAGGTTTATTTACTGGCTTGTCATCAACTATAGCACGTGAAATGCctggatatttctttttctttggaGGCTATGAAGTAACCAGAGAACTTCTAACAAAACCAAATGAAAGTAGGAATGACATAGGATGGCAGAAAACCATGGTAGCTGGTGCCGTTGGTGGAAGTGTCTTATGGCTTGTAATATTTCCAGCAGATGTAGTTAAAAGTAGGATACAG gttaaaaatttgaaaagtcCTGCATTAGTAGTTATGAAAGACATTGTAAAAAATGAAGGTATTAGCTCTTTGTACAATGGTTTAAAACCAACGTTAATAAGGACAGTACCAGCAACAGCTACATTATTTGTAACTTatgaatattctaaaaaattcatgCTTGATTTCTTTGAGAACAGCtga
- the LOC122577830 gene encoding FAST kinase domain-containing protein 5, mitochondrial, which produces MGVVARTSLIVLNCTKTMILRLRNKSYFTNTTNYTWTLKPYPRFTEKYKCFVPCQRYKAVAVNKNCQNDPIKENIYIPEHKIMHSILQDSIHYDKTIFPRIKSNAIVTSEDIEGLYTVDWSDESPENILNAVKKLAYSYLSGTCLERSLYCEILEACIKHLPVMQNQQIKILMQYLITLYDIVTVSPVYKSLMKALNTECIKRFYSSNTEEMLLMIDAMYQLDVTDFNFMWRAVRKLCSKPHKLSGKALVQLFFVLPMINSGSFINMFEMEYRLEECLHELVADEIGIIARGFFLSKKSIRNKALTPMIISKVMKHATTVNSTSLASIMKLIRYSDCLHCLKDIQELFKSLHGEIPRLSLKCLTHIAHALGALRVYDEILINTIIQRLEKEMETARVKDIERIIYGICTVTPITDYYRNVCHKLLNEILLTYKTTRASEINSFPISLVRILTFLTIKNIYVPELIRHVFDPTFMKNTYKNNLRLLTNEWLILHCSVKIELPYYEGPLLTDNMYECLIKKYRKYDDDTYRKDTNVKLRMEIVHICKQKLGIDVHIDYILPQYSTRDIVIGMDTCNNPIEIESILSTMPTNSIKSVNNDELKKIKWKVIIPLPVLMKVLGHDGCIGYIQRKCRQLEAIGYTPIIIHEDKWNCLDEESKEKHLKQLIYQDIKSDSFE; this is translated from the exons ATGGGTGTTGTTGCAAGAACGAGTTTAATCGTATTAAATTGTACTAAAACAATGATTTTAAGGTTACGTAATAAATCATACTTTACAAATACGACTAATTACACATGGACATTAAAACCATATCCAAgatttacagaaaaatataaatgcttCGTTCCATGCCAGAGATATAAAGCAGTTGCAGTCAATAAAAATTGCCAAAATGAtcctataaaagaaaatatttacataccTGAACATAAAATCATGCATTCAATACTTCAAGATTCCATACATTATGATAAGACTATTTTTCCACGCATTAAATCAAATGCAATAGTTACTTCTGAGGACATAGAAGGTCTTTATACTGTAGATTGGTCAGACGAATCTCCGGAGAATATTCTTAATGCTGTTAAGAAATTGGCATATTCTTATTTAAGTGGCACATGTTTGGAAAGATCGCTTTATTGCGAGATTTTAGAAGCATGTATTAAACACCTCCCAGTAATGCAGAatcaacaaataaaaattttaatgcaatatttaattacgttatacgatatagtaACAGTATCACCTGTTTATAAAAGTCTGATGAAAGCATTAAATACAGAATGTATAAAACGATTTTATAGTTCAAATACTGAGGAAATGTTATTAATGATTGATGCAATGTATCAGCTTGATGTtacagattttaattttatgtggCGTGCAGTAAGAAAATTGTGTTCAAAACCACATAAACTTTCTGGAAAAGCATTAGTTCAACTGTTCTTTGTTCTACCTATGATTAATTCGGGatcgtttataaatatgtttgaaaTGGAATATCGGTTAGAAGAATGCTTGCATGAACTTGTTGCAGATGAAATAGGTATAATCGCAAGAGGTTTCTTTCTAAGTAAAAAGAGTATTAGAAACAAAGCCTTAACACCAATGATAATAAGTAAAGTTATGAAACATGCTACTACCGTGAACAGTACTAGTTTAGCATCAATTATGAAACTTATTAG ATATAGTGACTGTTTACATTGTTTAAAAGACATTcaagaattattcaaatcttTACATGGCGAGATACCGCGACTATCATTAAAATGTCTAACCCATATAGCACATGCACTTGGAGCTTTACGTGTAtatgatgaaattttaataaataccaTTATTCAAAG actagagaaagaaatggaaactGCAAGagtaaaagatattgaaagaattatttatggCATATGTACAGTTACTCCCATTACAGATTACTATAGAAATGTATGCCACAAATTATTGAACGAAATATTGTTAACTTATAAGACTACCAGAGCAAGTGAAATTAAtag ctTTCCAATATCATTAGTACGTATCCTGACATTCTTAACGattaagaatatatatgtaccaGAATTAATTCGACACGTATTTGACCCAACattcatgaaaaatacatataaaaataatctcaGATTGTTGACAAATGAATGGCTGATATTACACTGCTcagtaaaaatagaattgcCTTATTACGAAGGTCCATTACTGACAGATAATATGTATGAATGTTTAATAAAG aaatatcgtaaatatgaTGATGATACCTACAGAAAGGACACCAATGTGAAATTAAGGATGGAAATTGTACATATCTGTAAG caAAAATTAGGAATAGATGTAcatattgattatattttaccTCAGTACTCAACTAGAGATATTGTCATTGGTATGGATACATGTAACAATCCTATTGAAATTGAGTCTATTTTATCGACAATGCCGACAAACTCGATCAAAAGTGTAAATAatgatgaattaaaaaaaataaaatggaaagttATAATTCCATTACCGGTTTTAATGAAAGTATTAGGTCATGATGGTTGTATTGGATACATCCAGAGAAAATGTAGACAACTTGAAGCTATAGGATACACACCGATTAta attcaTGAGGATAAGTGGAATTGTCTTGATGAAGAAAGTAAAgagaaacatttaaaacaattaatttatcaagatATTAAATCTGATTCATTTGAATGA
- the LOC122577818 gene encoding uncharacterized protein LOC122577818: MVTVVAYIQRCMIIFAILLCYFHVRSESVNCEAFPYHQMCRGSMSRKRAMFPIMYGLGCEGSEGNINCIKEFEERHRIPYIPLSKSKLLIALLDDDLQKDITRSARHKLRNDEMNKRKPSIIENFLSELDSSDNY, encoded by the exons GTTGTGGCTTACATCCAACGATGCATGATCATTTTTGCCATCCTACTTTGCTATTTTCACGTTCGGAGTGAAAGCGTGAATTGCga AGCATTTCCGTACCATCAAATGTGTAGAGGTTCAATGTCAAGAAAACGTGCAATGTTCCCGATCATGTACGGATTAGGATGCGAGGGGAGTGAAGGAAACATAAATTGCATCAAGGAATTTGAAGAAAGACATCGTATCCCTTACATTCCTCTGTCGAAGTCAAAACTGTTGATTGCTTTGCTTGACGAT GATCTGCAAAAGGATATTACACGATCTGCTCGCCACAAATTAAGAAACGATGAAATGAATAAACGAAAGCCATCTATAATAGAGAACTTCTTGTCGGAATTGGACTCCTCGGACAACTATTGA